A portion of the Saimiri boliviensis isolate mSaiBol1 chromosome 1, mSaiBol1.pri, whole genome shotgun sequence genome contains these proteins:
- the MAF gene encoding transcription factor Maf isoform X1: MASELAMSNSDLPTSPLAMEYVNDFDLMKFEVKKEPVETDRIISQCGRLIAGGSLSSTPMSTPCSSVPPSPSFSAPSPGSGSEQKAHLEDYYWMTGYPQQLNPEALGFSPEDAVEALISNSHQLQGGFDGYARGAQQLAAAAGAGAGASLGGSGEEMGPAAAVVSAVIAAAAAQSGAGPHYHHHHHHAAGHHHHPTAGAPGAAGSASASAGGAGGAGGGGGGPASAGGGGGGGGGGGGGGGGAAGAGGALHPHHAGGGLHFDDRFSDEQLVTMSVRELNRQLRGVSKEEVIRLKQKRRTLKNRGYAQSCRFKRVQQRHVLESEKNQLLQQVDHLKQEISRLVRERDAYKEKYEKLVSSGFRENGSSSDNPSSPEFFITEPTRKLEPSVGYATFWKPQQRVLTSVFTK, from the exons ATGGCATCAGAACTGGCAATGAGCAACTCCGACCTGCCCACCAGTCCCTTGGCCATGGAATATGTTAATGACTTCGATCTGATGAAGTTTGAAGTGAAAAAGGAACCGGTGGAGACCGACCGCATCATCAGCCAGTGCGGCCGTCTCATCGCCGGGGGCTCGCTGTCCTCCACCCCCATGAGCACGCCGTGCAGCTCGGTGCCCCCTTCCCCCAGCTTCTCGGCGCCCAGCCCGGGCTCGGGCAGCGAGCAGAAGGCGCACCTGGAAGACTACTACTGGATGACCGGCTACCCACAGCAGCTCAACCCCGAGGCGCTGGGCTTCAGTCCCGAGGACGCGGTCGAGGCGCTCATCAGCAACAGCCACCAGCTCCAGGGCGGCTTTGATGGCTACGCGCGCGGGGCGCAGCAGCTGGCCGCGGCGGCCGGGGCCGGCGCCGGCGCCTCCCTGGGCGGCAGCGGCGAGGAGATGGGCCCCGCCGCCGCCGTGGTGTCCGCCGTGATCGCCGCGGCAGCCGCGCAGAGCGGCGCGGGCCcgcactaccaccaccaccaccaccacgccgccggccaccaccaccacccgaCGGCCGGCGCGCCGGGCGCCGCGGGCAGCGCGTCCGCCTCGGCCgggggcgcggggggcgcgggcggcggcggcggcggcccggcCAGCGctgggggcggcggcggcggaggaggaggaggaggaggcggcggcgggggcgcggcgggggcggggggcgcccTGCACCCGCACCACGCCGGCGGCGGCCTGCACTTCGACGACCGCTTCTCCGACGAGCAGCTGGTGACCATGTCGGTGCGCGAGCTGAACCGGCAGCTGCGCGGGGTCAGCAAGGAGGAGGTGATCCGGCTGAAGCAGAAGAGGCGGACCCTGAAAAACCGCGGCTATGCCCAGTCCTGCCGCTTCAAGAGGGTGCAGCAGAGACACGTCCTGGAGTCGGAGAAGAACCAGCTGCTGCAGCAAGTCGACCACCTCAAGCAGGAGATCTCCAGGCTGGTGCGCGAGAGGGACGCGTACAAGGAGAAATACGAGAAGTTGGTGAGCAGCGGCTTCCGAGAAAACGGCTCCAGCAGCGACAACCCGTCCTCTCCCGAGTTTTTCAT AACTGAGCCCACTCGCAAGTTGGAGCCATCAGTGGGATACGCCACATTTTGGAAGCCCCAGCAACGTGTACTTACCAGTGTGTTCACAAAATGA
- the MAF gene encoding transcription factor Maf isoform X2, which yields MASELAMSNSDLPTSPLAMEYVNDFDLMKFEVKKEPVETDRIISQCGRLIAGGSLSSTPMSTPCSSVPPSPSFSAPSPGSGSEQKAHLEDYYWMTGYPQQLNPEALGFSPEDAVEALISNSHQLQGGFDGYARGAQQLAAAAGAGAGASLGGSGEEMGPAAAVVSAVIAAAAAQSGAGPHYHHHHHHAAGHHHHPTAGAPGAAGSASASAGGAGGAGGGGGGPASAGGGGGGGGGGGGGGGGAAGAGGALHPHHAGGGLHFDDRFSDEQLVTMSVRELNRQLRGVSKEEVIRLKQKRRTLKNRGYAQSCRFKRVQQRHVLESEKNQLLQQVDHLKQEISRLVRERDAYKEKYEKLVSSGFRENGSSSDNPSSPEFFMYPRESSTSVM from the coding sequence ATGGCATCAGAACTGGCAATGAGCAACTCCGACCTGCCCACCAGTCCCTTGGCCATGGAATATGTTAATGACTTCGATCTGATGAAGTTTGAAGTGAAAAAGGAACCGGTGGAGACCGACCGCATCATCAGCCAGTGCGGCCGTCTCATCGCCGGGGGCTCGCTGTCCTCCACCCCCATGAGCACGCCGTGCAGCTCGGTGCCCCCTTCCCCCAGCTTCTCGGCGCCCAGCCCGGGCTCGGGCAGCGAGCAGAAGGCGCACCTGGAAGACTACTACTGGATGACCGGCTACCCACAGCAGCTCAACCCCGAGGCGCTGGGCTTCAGTCCCGAGGACGCGGTCGAGGCGCTCATCAGCAACAGCCACCAGCTCCAGGGCGGCTTTGATGGCTACGCGCGCGGGGCGCAGCAGCTGGCCGCGGCGGCCGGGGCCGGCGCCGGCGCCTCCCTGGGCGGCAGCGGCGAGGAGATGGGCCCCGCCGCCGCCGTGGTGTCCGCCGTGATCGCCGCGGCAGCCGCGCAGAGCGGCGCGGGCCcgcactaccaccaccaccaccaccacgccgccggccaccaccaccacccgaCGGCCGGCGCGCCGGGCGCCGCGGGCAGCGCGTCCGCCTCGGCCgggggcgcggggggcgcgggcggcggcggcggcggcccggcCAGCGctgggggcggcggcggcggaggaggaggaggaggaggcggcggcgggggcgcggcgggggcggggggcgcccTGCACCCGCACCACGCCGGCGGCGGCCTGCACTTCGACGACCGCTTCTCCGACGAGCAGCTGGTGACCATGTCGGTGCGCGAGCTGAACCGGCAGCTGCGCGGGGTCAGCAAGGAGGAGGTGATCCGGCTGAAGCAGAAGAGGCGGACCCTGAAAAACCGCGGCTATGCCCAGTCCTGCCGCTTCAAGAGGGTGCAGCAGAGACACGTCCTGGAGTCGGAGAAGAACCAGCTGCTGCAGCAAGTCGACCACCTCAAGCAGGAGATCTCCAGGCTGGTGCGCGAGAGGGACGCGTACAAGGAGAAATACGAGAAGTTGGTGAGCAGCGGCTTCCGAGAAAACGGCTCCAGCAGCGACAACCCGTCCTCTCCCGAGTTTTTCAT